Sequence from the Cucumis sativus cultivar 9930 chromosome 1, Cucumber_9930_V3, whole genome shotgun sequence genome:
CCAGGCACCAGATTGAAAAATTCTACAAGCTTAAATCACAACTTCAGGGTGTATCTCTTAGAATTCAGGTACAATTTATGTCATGACTTGTTCTTTTCCATTCGTGCATCTCATATTTTGTACAACATCTTACATATTAGTTCTTGATAACtcaacatttttgtttaatccACTTTTTTAGACTTTGAAATCAACTCAAGCAATGGGAGAAGCAATGAAAGGAGTGACAAAGGCAATGGGACAAATGAATCGGCAGATGAACTTACCATCCCTGCAGAAGATTATGCAAGAATTTATGAAACagaatgaaaaaatggaaCTGATGACTGAAGTGATGGAAGATGCCATTGATGATGCTTTGgaaggagatgaagaagaggaagaaacaGAAGAATTGGTCAGCCAAGTTCTTGATGAGATAGGAATTGACATGAACCAAGAGGtaacttttatcttttttaaaaaagaccCTGTGCAAGTATCAACCTCACTTCAAATGGATAACTAATCTAAccatttatttgtatttgaacTCACAGCTCGTAAACGCGCCATCAACTGCTGTTGCTGCACCAGCAGTGAAGACAAAGGTTGCACAAGCAGAAGCAACAGGGAACGACGATGGTGGAATTGACAGCGATCTTCAAGCGAGGCTAGACAATTTAAGGAGAATGTAAATGTAAGATcttcatttcttgttttatatCGATACCCTCCAACCTGACTAGAGCTAAGAGGGACCATTTATGCCACTGCCGTAGACTTAATGCCATGATTTCCAACCTTGTTTTGGATATATGAATAGAAAATGGGAACGATCAATGTTCAAGCGTAACTTTCTGACTGTATATacattatacatatattggtttctttttatagGTTTACCACATGGAAATTGTTAGTTAGCTTGACTCTCTATTATGTTGGGTTTCAATTTGgtccttattttctttaaggCTTCTATACAACATGGAAATACCCATCATGATCcggtttcttttttgtctttatatttatgtatctTTGTAGTTTATATTAAATCCTCCAAGATAAGGTAGAGATGCTTTTTCAAAGCTTTAAGTTTAACACAATCACAGGAACGTAggtaaatattaatttaatgtaaacAAGGAAATTTTGGTTGTACTAATGTCAAATAACCTAAATTAAGAAACTTAACTTTTTGTCTACATCATAATGCACCAACCAACTTTAAATTCCCCTTAAAGCTCATTGACGATCACAAATTGATTAGACTTCAAAAACATGATTTTAAGGTGCATCACGATTTTTATAAAGATACAAATTCTCATCCTTAACTTTTTTGAAACCGTAATTTCATGGAAAAATGAACATTAGTCATCGTTTTCTTATGTAAGTAAAATGTTTCGTCttgatatttgtaaaattgagGTCATTCAACCTTATTAGCAAgaactaaatataatatatcattaCATGAAATTGTGATTGGGGTGTAGTCTTTCTCAAATGTTCGAAATGGGTCCCTACTTAATAACTACACCCCATCTAAAACACCTACCAACTCTTTTACAAATTCTTCATTATCCTCATCCTTTGAACCacccaacaaacaaacatCACAAACAAAAGAATCAGAATTTTCCAAATCCAACCACCTATTTCAAAGTTATTATGAACATCTTCGGTTTCAAACCTCCAACAACACATGACCTGAATTCTCCTCTTGCTCCGCGGTGGCTTCGTGTCGGCTCCGCCCCGCCACTGCCACCGCCACCGGAGCACGGCAGAGTGGGCAATCGGAGTGAGAATAAAGCCACATATCTATACAAGAAGCATGAAACGTATGTGTACATCTCGGCAATTTCTTAACCTCTTCACCATCCTCAAACGCTGACAAACAAACTGCACATTCATTCCCATTCCCTTCTTCCGCCCCCGCCCCCGCCACCTTCTTGAATTTGAAGCTGCTCAAGGAGCTCTGGAAGCTACGGCTTGAATTCATCATCTCCTCGTAACTTCCAGCCATCCGACGGCGGTGGCGGTTGTCTGAGCACCACTTGATAACGATGAAATTGTAGAGAACTAAGACAATCGCCGCCGTTCCGACAACGACAAGGCCATAATACAACATGGGTAAGCTTGATTTTGCAGGATGAGGGGTAGAAGTAGAAGTAGAAGAATCGCTCATTTTTGGATTCTGAAATTAACAGAGGATTTTGTGGGTATTtttaggaagaagaagaagaattagcataattgattgaattgatAATAAGATGATGTTTTGAGAGTCAAAGATGGAAGAATTTTTATTTGCTGTTGAGAGGTTTAATTCATTGAAGTAGATAAAATGTAAAGCTTTCAAAGAATGAAGACAAAACTGAGTACAATCAGGACAGAGAAACAAATATGAAtgaaagagaacaaaattttgttgataagaagaaaacactttttttttctctccaattatttgttttatttcattattttttataattgaattgttttatgaaaaaaaaaatctctcacAAGGATAAAGGAGGAAATgtagtattaaatttttgtcaacATGTTGATATATTTGCACATTTTTATAGGTGTCAACACCTATAGGAAAAgtgaatcattttttttatattgtaaaaaatatatgaaacttaaaaagcaaaacatcaaaatatccGTAATTTACATGATGAGTAAATTGTCATTTTCGTCGGATTGTTGAAACTTGAAAGTTACATgaaacattagaaaaaaactataaaacaagaagttattaatataaaagacAATGTTTAAGTTAGGGGTGTTCAGGATTCggtttaatttgaaactaaaaccgcaacaaactccaaaacacaaaaaaatgatCTCATTTGAAACCGAACCGCTTATGCATAAATATTAGAATCAAAATCCTTTATGAACATCATACATAGATAAAAGTCCTACAAAGTTATAAAcatagattaaattaatttgtacaataattaaatataaaatatagaagtttaaaaaattgtcgACATTTAGCTATAAGAATTAGAATCATGATCTTGCAGCttttagaatgaaaataaGGGTTTGTTTGTTGAAGGGTGTCGTCTTCGTCTCCTTATATCATTCGAGTTCCACTTCCAACACCGTCTACTCCTAAGTAAGTAttacttatatatttaattttatataaaaataatttctcagAAATATCATCTGATTGATATTTTACACCTTGAATATGTGAGATTAATTAGAGATATTAATTGAGATTTGAAAGtttcattaataaaagagaTTAGTATTTATGGCCTATAAAATGGCTATTtgcttcaatttaattaaacggAAGTACAACATGTCGTAATTTGCGTTCACACTtcattagaagaagaaaagttaagGTGACATGACCTTGAACCCACACTACATGACGTGTCGTTTGGGCGAAGACGACATGACCGGCCaacattatttcaatttataaattgCAAGAGGTTGAttctttggatttttctttatatcaCTAATTTAGTGATAGTTGAAGGAGTCAGAAGCATGTGTTTGTTGGCACCAAAAACTCCCATGCGACTCTCAAAAGAGTTTGAAAGTGCACTTAACCATTCTAAAAGAGTTGTTCATGTTCCAAGTTGGTGTGTATTTAGTTTTAACCGTTTCAAAATGAGCATCTGGGTTCTCGAGGgtcaaatgaatttaaaaggctttcgagttttctttttttcatcccTAGTTGACTAAcattaaatgataaattaataaccaaccaatttgttaaatttcatAGATGTATTTTGGTCATGAGGtgattttctctctcttctttttctctttgtcaTCCTTTCCTTACCCTCCCTCTTTTGGCCAACTCTTTGTCCTCATCCATAACGAGTGCAACtataattctaaatattgaaaaatcaaacgtCCAATTTAAATGGATTTGTTagtttgatttggtttttcaatatataattggACATATTGAACtgtatttaagaaaaactaaaaattattgattcaTATGggtttttattgaaaaaatcaatcaaaatcaaattgaatcgAACCAAACCGAGGTGtcattacttttattattttggatgaGCGtgaatttgatatgtttgttatttagaaaataaaagacaatATTATCTaacagaaaaataacaaaagaattgaatgcccattaaaaaaaataaccaaattttaaaatgataaaagtttgggaaaaaaaataaaagaaaaaacataataagaattaaaattgaaatccaTCCGATCCGATCAACAATGTAACCATTGGTTTGgatttctatttcataaaaccaATCGATTAGGATTAGTTCTTGGTTGACGTCAAGACCAGGAAAACCAAATCGACTATCACTTTTAGTTGTTATTGTATCGCGTTGAATACATATTAGATCATAGATCAAAAGTAAAGGAGAGAGAAGTGATTGTTGTgcacataaataaatattgtcaCACTATATTAAATGTACACGAGCGAAAAGTATTCAAATCAactatagaaacaaaattcaaagtttaacGGTTTTCTTTCTAAGGAAAAGGTCTCTACCCTTATAtctgtaaattttaaaacgacACCCACATTgttagttattatattttagttcaccaaaatttaacttcaaatgaaaatcaaaattttaggtaAGATTATTGATAGACACAGATAGAAACTGACCAAtgtatatcaatgatataatctaaaattttgctatattttgtaaaaaatttgGTTTACTCGactgtttttgaaaatgtcccatgttagatttagtttttgctttaaaaaaattgattagcgttttatcatttataataatttaccTTTTACGATGATGTAATAAGTCAAatgtacaaaataatatataattttaatatttttcttgttatcATTTTGCAAGACTCCAAATATCCATTTACGCCTTGAAATTCgaaagtttattaatttaaaccatTGTATCAATTCAAATCTTAAACTTTCGAGACGGTATCAACTAAAACCATAAATCAATAATTGTATTGatttaaaccttaaattataaaaaatgaatcaatttaaaccctaaatttatatatatataagcttttttttatctaaattgatacacactgaaaatttaagatttaaatagaTACTATTATTAGTTTGGAGTCAAAATTAACTTACAAAGTTCAAGTTTTAAATCGATACAAATttgtataaattgaaaattttccttttaaacaTTATGTACGCAAAATTTTGTGAACAAAAAAAGAcagaaaaattgcatcaaatgactAAAACATTCAAAGAGAAACAATTCATgacactttttcttttttacgtattacgaatatgacaaaattattgatatcaGACGACTATCAGatgataattataaaactatcAAAAGACTATTAAAcagaaattataaatttatcgatttaaatttgctatttttacaatttagaataTATCACATTACCcgtattataattttcttcttattatttcgttttatttttttgcaatGCCCCCaacaagatatatataactttaagAAAAGAGAGATATAATAATTCTGTTAGAAGACAGATTTGGGCCAAATGGGCTTGATTTGGGCCCATAAATAGTTTTGCAAAACTAGAAAGTGGAAAAATTAGGctattaaactaaataatcaaacaacctttgcaaaattaaaaaagaaacaaagtaaTTAAACCAACACAGTTAATTATGATTggataataatataataataaaacaattatacaATAATTTTGCACATAAACCAAATTACACAAAAACTAACAATTTAGCCGATTTACCTTCCCTTTTTTACCTCACTATAAAAAcctttcaattctttttttattttcattctcaAATCATTTCACTTTTCACAAAAATTCACTCAATCTGCTCCTCCAATAAGAAAATTACTGCCATTCAAcacaaggtaaaaaaaaaaactttcattctactatttatttatctttgtattttttttataatttatataatgcattgttatccattttttttcttgggaagggaataatatttttttatgtgatggaTTAGGTGTAGGTTTGAAGAgaagataattatttgaataaattaattgcacaaaattaaattattgtatgtgtttttattttttaaaaaacttgtaaaataaaatacaaaggtgtaaagtttttattatttttatttttgtgggAAGcgtaatttaaataattgttaaacCCCGCGAAAAAACAAACGGAAACTCGCCGTCGCCGTTGCCGGTGCTCAGCTCTACTTCGGTAGCTCtctgttcttcatttttcttcatattcttcttcttctaatttgaATATTCTAAGATTtcgttttcttctttgtttccttttcattttaagtttttaatctGAAACCGGTGGAAAGCGGCCACTCTTATTgactttcttttgcttttctcaAGGAATTCCCAAGGCTCTAAAACCATTGCATGGAATTCCCAAGGCTCTAAAACCATTGCATGGTCATAATCTAAGTGCTTCTTCTAGCCAGGTTTGAATTCTCTTTCTTGCTTTTCAATGGCGTCCAGCCATGCATATCTCTTTTATTTGAGCCTTTGATTTTACTGAATTTCGTTTTGGTCTGAAATTGAACCTAGAAtgttgttttttggttttttattttagggttCTTGGGATTGCATTGTTTGTTATGTTAGTAAGAAGTTAATTAAGAGGTGTAAAAGCAGAAGATGGCGGATAAGAAAGGAATGGAACAGCTTGTTTTAAGGATTTTGGAAGGTGAAGAAGGAGTTCGTGAAAGTAGTAAAGATCTTAATAAACCGTCTGTTGGTTCTTTTCCTGATTTTGACCTAAAAGAAACTCGGAGTTTTAGGTGCACGATTCCACAATCCGTGGTTGGGAGTTCTCCTTCACACGAGATTTCCAGAATGACTCCTCATAAACCTCCAAAAATTCCAGGCGAAACGGTGACACGGCGTGCATCATTTGCTTGTTCGTCGTTTACGAAGCCAAAATCGAGGCTAATAGAGCCTCCTTGTCCTGATGGTGCAAGTTTAGCAGAAGAAAAGGAGTTAGCAAAATCTACATTGTATAGCTCTTCTAAGGTGGACTCTCCAGCTAAGATAACCACTGTGACTAGTCCTAAAGAAGCTTTGAAGGCAGCCCCGATAACTCCGAAAACACCATTGATTGGAACTACTGGGAATGAGgaggaagatgatgaagaagttTACAGAACTGCAGAActgaaagtgaaagaaaaatctGGGAAGAGATTGAAGAAAACAGTTATAGTGGAATGGATTGCATTTTTGTGCTTAACAGGGTGTTTGATTGCTAGCTTAACTATAGAGACGTTGGTGACCAAAGAGATTTGGGGATTAGGACTGTGGAAATGGTGTGTTCTTGTATTAGTTATTTTCTGTGGTCGTTTGTTTTCGCAATGGTTTATCAATTGTCTGGTTTTCTTGATTGAAAGAAACTTTCTACTCAAAAGAAAggttctttattttgtttatgggCTGAGGAAGAgtgttataatttttatttggctGGCTTTAGTTCTTCTAGCCTGGGGTCTATTATTTGATCAAAGCAGCAAGAGATCTAAGGAAGGCAACAAGATTCTGAATTATGTTACACGAGCTCTTGGTGCTTCTCTAATTGGAGCAGGACTATGGCTGGTTAAAACTTTGTTGGTGAAGATACTCGCTGCTTCTTTTCAGTGCACTAGATTCTTTGATCGGATTCAAGAATCGATCTTCCATCAATATATACTACGCATTTTATCAGGACCTCCGCTCATGGAAATGGCTGAGAGGGTCGGGAGAGCGGCAAGCACAGGACAGTTGAGTTTCAAGcatttgaagaaagaaagtgatGATGGGAATGAAGGGAAGGAAGAGGTTATTGATGTAGATAAACTCAAAAAGATGAAGCAAGAAAAAATCTCTGCTTGGACCATGAGAGGGCTAATCAATGTTATAAGGGGTTCAGGATTGTCCACCATCTCTAATACAATAGAGAATTTTAAAGAGGAAGAGGTTGAGAAAAAGGATAAGGAGATTAACAGTGAATGGGAAGCAAGGGCTGCAGCTTACCAGATTTTCCGAAACGTTGCAAAACCGGGTAGCAAGTGAGAATTTTACCTTCTGAAAGATCTTGAATTTCACACTTAATTATATTTGGAGAAATTTGCTAACCAATGCTTTTAATCTTGTTCCCATGGTTAGGTATATTGATGAAGAGGACCTCTTTCGTTTTATGAGTAAAGAGGAAATTGATAATGTGCTGCCGTTGTTTGAAGGAGGAGCTGAAACTGGGAAGATAAAGCGAAAAACCCTGAAGAATTGGCTGGTTACTTTTTAgccttttctttcaaagtgAAATTCTAAGCAAACCTCTTACAAACCTATGCCTTAGAAATGTATTTTTGATGTTGCAGGTGAATGTTTACGTCGAACGCAAGTCGTTAGCTCACTCATTGAATGACACCAAAACTGCCATAGAGGAGCTAAACAAGCTTTCATCTGCAGTTATACTAATTGTGATCATCATTGAATGGCTACTTCTGATGGGTTTCTTAACTACGCAAGTACTCGTTTTCATTTCATCACAGATTCTATTGGTGGTTTTCATGTTCGGTAACACTGCCAGAACTGTATTTGAAGCCATCATATTCGTATTCGTGATGCATCCATTCGATGTTGGGGATCGTTGTGTCGTAGATGGTGTCCAGGTAACTTTCTTAATTCATAATGTTTTTGGATTCTATCGAAGCAATCTTACCTGGTTTAATTCTAACCCATGCAGATGGTTGTTGAAGAAATGAACATTTTAACCACAATCTTCTTGAGATATGATAATGAGAAGATCTTCTATCCAAATTCTGTTCTAGCCACCAAACCCATTAGTAACTACTACAGGAGCCCCGAAATGAGCGACTCGATCGATTTTTCCGTTGACTTCTCCACCTCAATAGAAAGCATTGGAGCTCTAAAAGCAAGAATAAAAACGTAAGTTCCATTCAGTTTCTAAACTACATTTGTGaaagcattgagtttgacatATCATTTCAAATGTATTTATTGCTCAGATACTTAGAAAGCAAACCGCAGTTCTGGCGACCGAACTACAGTGTCGTAGTGAAAGAAATCGAGAATGTCAACAAAATGAAACTAGCTCTATGTGTTAATCACACCATAAACTTTCAGAACTACGGTGACAAGAGCAATCGTAGATCGGATTTGGTGTTGGAGCTGAAGAAAATTTTCGAAGAACTCGGTATCAAATACCATCTGTTGCCTCAAGAAGTTCAGCTCAACTATGTGAGTTCAGCAGCACCATCTCAAAGATGAAGGTGAAGAGGTCATTTCTTGAGTTTTGCTCATTTTCTTACAAAActctcaaatacaaaacaCAATGCCTATTCATTCTCATGAATGGCTTTCAAGTTTGAATCTTTGATAGGATGGGAACAAATTTTGAGGGTCATGAGTAAGGGAAATAGAAATGAATTGTAAAATATTGATCAGTTGTTgtcaacaaattttgaattttatttatggaaattttaagataattgaatgttgaaattttaccaaaattttggaaaacttttaaatataacaaaatgaatctAAATATAGTAAACTTTTGTATAATTCAATGTTATATCAtatttcttattaataaaatttaaaattttgttatattttgtaaatatttttatttacaataatttttcagtaatttaaaattgtgttatattttgtaaatatttttatttacaataattgtTCCAGCgtttattttaagtttgaatttgttttccATCATGATACATGACAAAAAGcttagaaaaataagtttatttgacctttacaactttaaatctttaatttatttatgcaaATGTtgatttagattatttttaaaagttcgaAGATTTATTAGCCATTAATCGAGGTTTAGAATTAAGAATTTTAttagacataaaatttaaattaatgtacgatagaataattaatttccataaattttgaatatgtaaGTGCTATATTacacaataataaaagttgaaaacttaCATAATATGGATActcttataaatttcaaaaacaaataaataaaaagttttagcagtccaacttttaatttaagttaacaagatacaattacaaatttagtctctaaaattttaatcatacATCTAATAACTTTTTCAACTGTAAAATttctcataaattttaatcataaatCTAATACctattaaatatttagttcatagaatttgaaaaaaaaaaaagattttagctatggtttataataaaaattgtctttatgagtttgatcaaaatttcataaatagtaggtttaaattttattaaactacGACGTTATTTATGAagtttaatcaaattatattactATATTCTAACCTAAAATCCATctccaaattaaaatacaataaactaaaaGTTTGCACTTGATTTACAGACTTCCCTTAAACCTCGACTTCCTAAACATGCACTCTTAAACACAGCTTTTTCAATCTCAAGCTACCTAAACCTCCAAACTTAACATTTTTAGGAATAAGTTTCCAAATTTGCACACCGAACGACGAACCTTTAAGGTGTTCGTTACAACcaataaacatcaaaataaataatcactgATATATTTTGGAAGGCAACCTATTTAGAGGGTAGCGAAGGACACAGAATAAGGTGGAGAGTATAGAGGCCCAAAGGGAAGGCCCAAAGGAAAGGCCCAAAAGTATAAGAAGACCGTACCGGAGGATTTGAAAGGCGATGATGATTGGACCAATAAGATAACCTTATCTACCAATAAAGCATTCAGAAGTTGCCACGTCAGACCAAGATCAAGATTTCAACCTCACCAACAATCCCCAATTCCCTCCGCTTCTTCTTCACTGGCCCACACCCTTTTCCCAAAAATCCCCTAATCCCCCAATTCTCATCTTCCCAACAATTTTCCACAAAATCCTCCATTCCCCCAACCTCCCAATTCATCCCATCAATGGCTTCCACTTCCGCTCTTTCAATGGCCTTACCATTCACCCACGCCACCCGCAAGCCACTCTCCAACGACGCTTTCTTCAACCCATTGCCCTCTTTTAAGTCCCGCAAGCCCATCGCCACTGCTCCCATCTCCAACGGAAGGATCCTCGCCGTCCGATCTTCCTTCAAGGAGAAGGCTGTTGCTGGAATCTCTGCTGCTGCTCTCACCGCGTCGATGGTCATTCCAGAGGTTGCCGAGGCTGCCGGATCCGGTGTCTCGCCCTCCTTGAAGAACTTCTTGCTGAGTATTGCGGCAGGTGGAGTGGTGGTGGTGGCGATATTGGGGGCGGTCATCGGCGTCGCCAACTTTGACCCGGTGAAGCGAAGCTGAGCGCAAATGTGAAgtaaaaagggggaaaaaaaaagaagtaaattgtaatttttgtgttttacGTTTATTTAATCGTTGTGTTTGTGGTCATGCTAAATTGCTAATGTATGGATTTTTTAGCTGTAAACTTTTTCCATTCAACTCTAAATTTCTCCATCTCTCTTCATTTATGCCCAAATGAATCTCTATTCAATcacaacattttcaattatgaatttgatattgatgtttaaataaaataaataaataaaaaggaaagtaatttttttttccgtATGGTGAAGGAATAGTTTTAACTTTGTGTTGTGCAATTTAAGTATTCCTCCCTCTTAATAGGTGAGACTCAAaggataaatttaaaattactacACACAAGGAAGATTTTGagataaatttgttaaagtaCAACACTTAAAAGTTAAGTGATTCAAATCTTTCACCTTTGGCCAACCTTCTCAACAACTTTCAAGTGCACCTTCATCAAAAGGTTATCTAATGTTAGtaaaaccaaataaacatCACAATAACtgaacttataatttaatattaatatttaaattaaacgtTTCGGTAATTGTGGTATCATTGACATAaactcaaatataaatttcaaaacggCAATTGTGAGAACTCTGGATTGAGAGAATAAGGACTTATtacaaacattttcttttttatcatcaATCAATTATTACAAAGAggtcattaaacaacttattGCATTTCCAAGTAACCAATCAGAACCATTTCGAGCAAGATCGTTGTAGAGACACAACTACAACTTAGCTAGTTCATCACTGGCCAACTTATTCAACATatgtcattattttctttttcttttcttttgtgcaCACCACAGGCATTATGTTGCACGATCACCCCGAGATCTGATTCACTTTTGTAGACCACCACATAATAGGGAACAATGAGAAATTCATAATCTATAGTGCCTGTACACGTTCGACTtccattcaaatttcaatattgaCCGAGAAGGACCAAGAAAAACTATTCCCACGGACACTCCAAAAGGGGCTAGTTGTGAAAGATGAAAGCTTTATAGTTCACTTCTGACAATTTCCAAATAAAGCAACGAACAAACTTGGTAAGAAAAGAACATCAAGGGTGGAGACATAGCcatataaagaaatatgtttGTGACAACCTCTACTAGAAAGAGGAAAGTGTTTCCCAACCTTCCAAAATGTAGAAAATTCACAGCGGATGTTGTCATCTTCCGACACAAAAATTGGTATACAAAACAACTGATTTGCTTTATGGATGACTGGAACATATCAACAGTCAAAGTATGAATATTCCTTCATTcgaaagagggaaaaaaactAGTACccattatcaaattttcaaacagaGACATTTGAAATATGTTGACAACCTCTACTTGAAAAAATGGAGGGCAGTTCCAGATCTTCAAGATGAATAGAGGATTGCCCAATTCATATTGTCATCTTCCGACACAAATTTGGTATAGAAATATCCTATTTGCTTTATAGATGACAGAAAAATATTGCCTCGTCattgaaaaagagaataacCTATCTAATCAAATGAGAAATATAACAATGTTTGTTATCAATCACCTGTACACTATTAGTTTTCAAACAAGgatgaagaaatttgtatCCTCCTTGTGCTACAAAATGAAAGCAAAACAGCTCCACAAAGACTAATCGTATGGAGGAACTTCATTTCGTCATCCTCAGACACAGATTGATATAAGATAACCAACCTGCTGTAAAGATGACAAATATTGAAGCAAAAATGAATCACCATAAGGGAACAATCCCCCTATAATACTCCATATTAATCTCAAATCCTCTTGCTAA
This genomic interval carries:
- the LOC101205975 gene encoding vacuolar protein sorting-associated protein 2 homolog 1; amino-acid sequence: MSFLFGKRKTPAELLRENKRMLDKSIREIDRERQGLQTQEKKLIAEIKKSAKQGQMGAVKVMAKDLVRTRHQIEKFYKLKSQLQGVSLRIQTLKSTQAMGEAMKGVTKAMGQMNRQMNLPSLQKIMQEFMKQNEKMELMTEVMEDAIDDALEGDEEEEETEELVSQVLDEIGIDMNQELVNAPSTAVAAPAVKTKVAQAEATGNDDGGIDSDLQARLDNLRRM
- the LOC101208966 gene encoding RING-H2 finger protein ATL39; amino-acid sequence: MSDSSTSTSTPHPAKSSLPMLYYGLVVVGTAAIVLVLYNFIVIKWCSDNRHRRRMAGSYEEMMNSSRSFQSSLSSFKFKKVAGAGAEEGNGNECAVCLSAFEDGEEVKKLPRCTHTFHASCIDMWLYSHSDCPLCRAPVAVAVAGRSRHEATAEQEENSGHVLLEV
- the LOC101209209 gene encoding mechanosensitive ion channel protein 10: MADKKGMEQLVLRILEGEEGVRESSKDLNKPSVGSFPDFDLKETRSFRCTIPQSVVGSSPSHEISRMTPHKPPKIPGETVTRRASFACSSFTKPKSRLIEPPCPDGASLAEEKELAKSTLYSSSKVDSPAKITTVTSPKEALKAAPITPKTPLIGTTGNEEEDDEEVYRTAELKVKEKSGKRLKKTVIVEWIAFLCLTGCLIASLTIETLVTKEIWGLGLWKWCVLVLVIFCGRLFSQWFINCLVFLIERNFLLKRKVLYFVYGLRKSVIIFIWLALVLLAWGLLFDQSSKRSKEGNKILNYVTRALGASLIGAGLWLVKTLLVKILAASFQCTRFFDRIQESIFHQYILRILSGPPLMEMAERVGRAASTGQLSFKHLKKESDDGNEGKEEVIDVDKLKKMKQEKISAWTMRGLINVIRGSGLSTISNTIENFKEEEVEKKDKEINSEWEARAAAYQIFRNVAKPGSKYIDEEDLFRFMSKEEIDNVLPLFEGGAETGKIKRKTLKNWLVNVYVERKSLAHSLNDTKTAIEELNKLSSAVILIVIIIEWLLLMGFLTTQVLVFISSQILLVVFMFGNTARTVFEAIIFVFVMHPFDVGDRCVVDGVQMVVEEMNILTTIFLRYDNEKIFYPNSVLATKPISNYYRSPEMSDSIDFSVDFSTSIESIGALKARIKTYLESKPQFWRPNYSVVVKEIENVNKMKLALCVNHTINFQNYGDKSNRRSDLVLELKKIFEELGIKYHLLPQEVQLNYVSSAAPSQR
- the LOC116401689 gene encoding uncharacterized protein LOC116401689; this translates as MASTSALSMALPFTHATRKPLSNDAFFNPLPSFKSRKPIATAPISNGRILAVRSSFKEKAVAGISAAALTASMVIPEVAEAAGSGVSPSLKNFLLSIAAGGVVVVAILGAVIGVANFDPVKRS